The nucleotide sequence TCGGCACGGCCACGACCGCCGACGCGGTGTCGTGCGAGCCGACCGCCGTGACGACCGGGCCCTCGCCGTCGAACGGCAGATCGCCGCGCAGGGACGGCAGGAGGCGCCCGACCGGCGTCCCCGCATCCACGAGCGGCGGGAACACGGACCGCGGAAGCCCGAGCCGCGCGATGAGGGCGTCGTTCCACGCGCCGTCGGCCGTGAGCAGCCCGGTGGTGGAGGCGTTGGTCCGCTCGGCCTGCGCGACCCCGGTCAGCCAGAAGGTGAGGAGGTCGGGGACGAGCAGGAAGCGGTCCGCGCGCTCCAGGGAGCCGCTCGCGGCATCCACCGCCAACTGGTAGAGGGAGTTGAACGGCAGGAACTGGAGTCCGCCCTCGCGGTACAGCTCCCCCGGCTCGACGGCGGCATGCACCGTCGAGACCCCGGCCGCCGTGCGCTCGTCACGGTAGTGGTACGGCTCGCCCAGCAGCCGCCCGTCGCGCAGCAGGCCGTAGTCGACCGCCCACGCGTCCACGCCGATGCTCGCGAGCGCCGGGTCGGATCGCGCGACCGAGCCGAGGCCGTCGAGCACGTTGGCGTACAGCCCGGTCAGGTCCCAGTGCAGCGCAGCGCGATCCCCCTCCCACACCCGCACGGGCGTGTTCGGGAACCGGGCGGCCTCGGTCAGCTCCAGCGTGTTCGCGCCGACGCGGGCGTGCATGACGCGTCCGCTGGTCGCGCCGAGGTCGACGGCGGCGACCGTGCCGGCCCCGAGAGGTGCGGCGTTCATCGGAGGAAGGCGGCTGCGACTCCCGCATCCACCGGGATGTGCAGGCCGGTCGTGTGGTCGAGGTCGCTGGTGCAGAGCACGAACACGGCGTTGGCCACGTGCTCGGGCAGCACTTCGCGTTTGAGCAGGGTGCGCTGGGCGTAGTACTGGCCGAGTTCCTCTTCCGGCACCCCGTAGACGGCGGCGCGTTTGGCGCCCCAGCCGCCGGCGAAGATGCCGGACCCGCGGACGACGCCGTCGGGGTTGATGCCGTTGACGCGGATGCCGTGCTCGCCGAGTTCCGCGGCGAGCAGCCGCACCTGGTGCGCCTGGTCGGCCTTCGTCGCCGAGTAGGCGATGTTGTTCGGTCCGGCGAAGATGGAGTTCTTGGAGGAGATGTAGACGATGTCCCCGCCGAGCTTCTGGTCGATCAGCACGCGCGCGGCGGCGCGGGAGACCAGGAACGACCCCTTGGCCATCACGTTGTGCTGCAGGTCCCAGTCCGCGTTCGTGGTCTCCAGAAGCGGCTTCGAGATCGACAGGCCGGCGTTGTTGACCACCAGGTCGAGCCCGCCGAACGCGAGCAGCGCCTCCCGGATGGACGCGTCGACCGCCTTCTCGTCGGTCACGTCCGCGGCGACACCGATCGCGACGTCCGCGGTCCCGATCTCGGCCGCCGCGGCCTGCGCCTTGACCAGGTCGAGGTCGGCGATGACCACGCACGCGCCCTCGGCGGCGAGCCGGGTCGCGATGGCCTTGCCGATCCCGGACGCGGCGCCGGTGACCAGGGCGATGCGCCCGGCGAGCGGCTTCGGCTTCGGCATCCGCTGCAGCTTGGCCTCCTCCAACGCCCAGTACTCGATGCGGAACTTCTCCGCCTCATCGATCGGCGCGTACGACGACAGGGCCTCCGCCCCGCGCATCACATTGATCGCGTTGACGTAGAACTCGCCCGCCACCCGCGCCGTCTGCTTGTCCTTGCCGTAGGAGAACATCCCCACCCCGGGGATCAGGACGATCGCCGGATCGGCCCCGCGGATCGCCGGCGAATCCGCAGTCGCGTGCCGGTCGTAATAGGCCTGGTAGTCGGCCCGGTACTGCTCGTGCAGGACCTCCAGTCGCGCCACCGAGTCCTCGATGGATGCGTCCGCCGGCAGGTCGAGCACCAGCGGCTTCACCTTCGTGCGCAAGAAATGATCCGGGCACGAGGTGCCGAGCGCGGCCAACCGCGGGTGCTCCGCCGCCGCCAGGAACTCCAGCACCACATCCGAATCGGTGAAGTGCCCCACCTGCACCCGGTCGGTGGATGCGATCGCGCGCAGGTGCGGAGCCAAAGCCGCCGCCTTCGCCCGCCGCTCGCCCTCCGGCAACGCTTCATAACCCGGCAACACCGGCCCGAACGGCTCCGGACGACCATTGGCGGCGATGTAGTCCGCAGCGGTCTGGATGATCCACAGCGAGTTGGCCTCCGCCTCCTCGCTCGTGTCCCCCCACGCCGTGATGCCGTGCCCGCCCAGGATGGTGCCGATCGCCTCCGGGTTCGCCTGCTTGATCGCCGCGATATCCAGGCCCAGCTGGAACCCCGGACGCCGCCACGGCACCCACACCACCCGGCCGCCGAAGACCTTCGCCGTCAGCTCCTCCCCGTCCGCCGCCGTCGCGATCGCGATACCCGCATCCGGATGCAGGTGATCCACGTGGGCCGCATCCACCAGCCCATGCATCGCCGTGTCGATCGACGGCGCCGCACCACCCTTCCCGTGCAGCGTGTAGTCGAACGCGGCAACCATCTCATCCTCACGCTCCACACCCGGGTACACGTTCTGCAGGGCGCGGAGACGGTCCAGCCGCAGCACAGCGAGGCCGGTCTCGGTCAGCGTGCCCAGGTCACCACCCGAGCCCTTCACCCACAGCAACTCGACCGGCTCACCCGTCACCGTGTCGATCTCGGTCCCCTTCGCGGACGTGTTCCCGCCCGCGTAGTTCGTGTTCGCCGGGTCCGACCCGAGACGGTTCGAGCGGGCCAGCAGGGATGCGACAGCGTCGTTCGTCATGCTCAGGCCCCCCATCCGGCCTGGGTGCCGCCGACGCGGTCGGCCTCGATCTTCTCCTGGTATCCGGAGGCCTTGTACGCGGCCATCGGATCGGCGGGCAGCCCACGCGACTCCCGCCATGCAGCCAGATCGGCGCGCACGTCGGTGTTGAACGCATCCATGAACACCGTGTTCGCGGCCAGCACGTCGTTCGCGGCCTGCGCGGCGGCCAGGGCCTCGGTGTCCACCAGCAACGCCTTCGCCGTAGCCTCCTGCACGTTCAGCACCGACCGGATCTGGCCCGGGATCTTCGCCTCCAGGTTGTGGCACTGGTCGAGCATGAACGCGACCTCCGGGTTCGCGTACCCGCCGCCCTGGATCACCTCGAAGATGATCCGGAACAGCTGGAACGGGTCCGCCGCGCCCACGATCAGGTCGTCATCGGCATAGAACCGGCTGTTGAAGTCGAACGACCCCAGCTTCCCGAGCCGCAGCAGCTGCATCACGATGAACTCGATGTTCGTCCCGGGTGCGTGGTGCCCGGTGTCTAGGCACACCACCGCGCGCTCGCCCAGCGCCTGCGTCTGAACGAAGCTGGTCCCCCAGTCGGGAACATCCGTGTGATAGAACGCCGGCTCGAAGAACTTGTACTC is from Leifsonia sp. 466MF and encodes:
- a CDS encoding rhamnulokinase gives rise to the protein MNAAPLGAGTVAAVDLGATSGRVMHARVGANTLELTEAARFPNTPVRVWEGDRAALHWDLTGLYANVLDGLGSVARSDPALASIGVDAWAVDYGLLRDGRLLGEPYHYRDERTAAGVSTVHAAVEPGELYREGGLQFLPFNSLYQLAVDAASGSLERADRFLLVPDLLTFWLTGVAQAERTNASTTGLLTADGAWNDALIARLGLPRSVFPPLVDAGTPVGRLLPSLRGDLPFDGEGPVVTAVGSHDTASAVVAVPMDASRAAYISCGTWGLVGVELPQRVVSEEGRVANFTNEGGVDGRIRYLHNVMGLWLLSESVREWQRRGLRVTLESLLAEAAELPRPSDLFDPDDPRFMAPGDLPSRIAEWFAEHGSTAPASPAGMVRVIVESLAAAFADAVHRVAALTGVGVDTIHIVGGGARNALLCQATADRSGLPVLAGPVEATAIGNVLVQARAVGLLTGDLETLRALVSRTTQITRYDPVRILAHG
- a CDS encoding bifunctional aldolase/short-chain dehydrogenase — encoded protein: MTNDAVASLLARSNRLGSDPANTNYAGGNTSAKGTEIDTVTGEPVELLWVKGSGGDLGTLTETGLAVLRLDRLRALQNVYPGVEREDEMVAAFDYTLHGKGGAAPSIDTAMHGLVDAAHVDHLHPDAGIAIATAADGEELTAKVFGGRVVWVPWRRPGFQLGLDIAAIKQANPEAIGTILGGHGITAWGDTSEEAEANSLWIIQTAADYIAANGRPEPFGPVLPGYEALPEGERRAKAAALAPHLRAIASTDRVQVGHFTDSDVVLEFLAAAEHPRLAALGTSCPDHFLRTKVKPLVLDLPADASIEDSVARLEVLHEQYRADYQAYYDRHATADSPAIRGADPAIVLIPGVGMFSYGKDKQTARVAGEFYVNAINVMRGAEALSSYAPIDEAEKFRIEYWALEEAKLQRMPKPKPLAGRIALVTGAASGIGKAIATRLAAEGACVVIADLDLVKAQAAAAEIGTADVAIGVAADVTDEKAVDASIREALLAFGGLDLVVNNAGLSISKPLLETTNADWDLQHNVMAKGSFLVSRAAARVLIDQKLGGDIVYISSKNSIFAGPNNIAYSATKADQAHQVRLLAAELGEHGIRVNGINPDGVVRGSGIFAGGWGAKRAAVYGVPEEELGQYYAQRTLLKREVLPEHVANAVFVLCTSDLDHTTGLHIPVDAGVAAAFLR
- the rhaI gene encoding L-rhamnose isomerase, producing the protein MTLPVEIRDQLALQAIELPSWAFGNSGTRFRVFGTPGTARDPFEKISDAAQVHKRTGLAPTVALHIPWDRVDSYADLRKHAEDNGVELGTVNSNTFQDDDFKFGSVTHADDRIRQKAIDHHFECIDVMNETGSRDLKIWLADGTNYPGQDSMRARQDRLADSLQKIYERIGEGQRLVLEYKFFEPAFYHTDVPDWGTSFVQTQALGERAVVCLDTGHHAPGTNIEFIVMQLLRLGKLGSFDFNSRFYADDDLIVGAADPFQLFRIIFEVIQGGGYANPEVAFMLDQCHNLEAKIPGQIRSVLNVQEATAKALLVDTEALAAAQAANDVLAANTVFMDAFNTDVRADLAAWRESRGLPADPMAAYKASGYQEKIEADRVGGTQAGWGA